A single window of Rhodamnia argentea isolate NSW1041297 chromosome 5, ASM2092103v1, whole genome shotgun sequence DNA harbors:
- the LOC125315140 gene encoding probable disease resistance protein At4g27220, whose protein sequence is MSMDAAIGIVWDVLKMGFDPIKRGFGYVMSSKSYADNLRQEVGKLDEQVERVGRLTERARNNCRALYPSFTRWEDDAKRNSRDAQGLLDAFDEATKSCCYGRLPDPKCRYQFSTKAEAKIKVVQQLAREGGEFKELSHIADIGPAPGRVQSPTATTSVFSASTSIKPREDGLFESRALMIQNIIDALANNSNSVVGIYGMGGVGKSTLLVDIEKRIRRENSFDWVARADVSENIDIKRIQGEIARALDLTDMKDEEYPTARAELLHKRLEKEEREKKKVLIILDNLWERLDLDKVGIPCGPDNKARGCKLLLTARDQRVLRREMRCDSAFRLRELENAEAKRLFEKMVGGKVPVELEPLVEEAVRISAGLPFLIVAISKLFIDTSYSECDYALKQIWSEDTGKVITNTLQLSFGRISEEAKSLLRLCVAYGVYKPNLEDLARYGFGLGIFRGVSSVQEARVRLGSLIHTLQASSLLLDGEEDAGGFKIHDLVREFVASFASTNRPLLILKDKNKWETTLSEERLKICEAICFPFVDLEELPKELICPELQIFLLLENKRSLEISDSYFNSMKNLMALDLTGIRLGRSPSPFQFMENLHTLCVDSCSLEDVSVLGELKGLQILSLRNSDIQQLPKEIGQLTELRLLDLDYCLKLQIIEPGVLGRLTKLEELYMKDSFDQWSAGEQTPATNAGLIELNNMKNLRTLHVSIRNPSALPRDLDVEKLTEYKIRIGDARCWRDYEGSRMLELVLDGTSDVLRKECIRSILAKADDLFLYMLDRTEKSISALSSEGFPKLKHLQVKDGPSFRYILEWSSLPTFEALETLLLYNLVNLENICTKNISIGSFSTLKVVQVKGCDKMEVLFPRSVVRQLPHLEKIEVVDCKLMRGIVEADDDCGKLELPKLRGLKLDGLPNIENFITAGLSPSRSTSDYQIGTQIAFFNGQRVTFPSLETLEVYHLGNIGFMFSPSMIKSLAKPRKLSVGNCKKMEAIFTEEEGFEVEISETPAFPMLADLSLRYLKRLKCFFHGKCKIDLFFPSMKIFL, encoded by the exons atgtcGATGGATGCTGCCATTGGTATTGTATGGGATGTCTTGAAGATGGGGTTTGATCCCATCAAGCGTGGATTCGGATACGTCATGTCCTCCAAGAGCTACGCCGACAATCTTCGGCAGGAGGTCGGGAAGCTCGATGAACAGGTGGAGAGGGTCGGCCGTCTTACCGAAAGGGCTAGAAACAATTGTCGGGCCTTGTACCCTAGCTTCACGAGGTGGGAGGATGATGCCAAGAGGAACTCCAGGGACGCGCAAGGCCTGTTGGACGCCTTCGATGAGGCGACCAAGAGTTGCTGCTACGGGAGACTTCCCGACCCCAAAtgtcgctatcagttcagcaCGAAGGCCGAGGCCAAGATCAAGGTCGTTCAGCAACTCGCTAGAGAAGGCGGTGAATTCAAGGAATTGAGCCACATCGCCGACATCGGTCCTGCTCCGGGGAGAGTCCAGTCGCCCACCGCGACGACCTCTGTTTTTTCTGCCTCGACGTCGATTAAGCCTAGGGAGGATGGCCTCTTCGAATCCAGAGCTTTGATGATACAGAACATCATCGACGCTCTTGCCAATAACAGCAACAGTGTGGTTGGGATTTACGGGATGGGCGGGGtcggcaagtccacccttttggTGGATATCGAAAAAAGAATAAGGAGAGAGAACTCTTTTGATTGGGTGGCTAGGGCCGACGTGTCGGAAAATATAGACATCAAgaggattcaaggagagattgcGCGCGCTTTGGACCTTACTGACATGAAGGACGAAGAGTATCCCACGGCGCGAGCGGAACTTCTGCACAAGAGGTTGGaaaaggaggagagggagaaaaagaaggtgctcataatactggacaacctCTGGGAGAGGCTGGACTTGGACAAAGTCGGCATTCCTTGCGGACCTGACAACAAAGCTAGAGGATGCAAGTTGTTGTTGACGGCGAGAGATCAACGTGTTTTGCGAAGGGAAATGCGCTGTGACAGCGCCTTCCGCCTTCGTGAGCTGGAAAACGCAGAGGCAAAGAGGTTGTTTGAGAAGATGGTGGGAGGCAAAGTACCAGTTGAGTTGGAACCCTTGGTGGAGGAAGCAGTCCGCATATCtgcaggtttgcctttcctaattgtCGCGATATCAAAGCTTTTTATAGACACTAGTTACTCTGAATGTGACTATGCTTTGAAACAAATCTGGAGCGAAGATACTGGTAAAGTGATAACTAATACGCTGCAACTTAGTTTTGGTCGTATAAGCGAGGAGGCCAAGTCATTGTTACGACTTTGTGTTGCTTATGGTGTCTATAAACCAAATCTCGAGGACTTGGCGAGGTACGGCTTCGGTTTGGGGATATTTCGAGGAGTTAGCAGCGTGCAAGAAGCTAGAGTTAGGTTGGGCTCACTGATCCATACTCTGCAAGCCTCCTCCCTTTTATTAGACGGTGAAGAAGACGCGGGTGGTTTTAAGATTCATGACTTGGTTCGTGAGTTTGTTGCCTCATTTGCCTCAACAAATCGCCCTCTTCTCATtttgaaagataaaaataagTGGGAAACAACGTTGTCGGAGGAGAGGCTCAAAATTTGTGAGGCGATATGCTTTCCCTTCGTCGACTTGGAGGAGCTTCCCAAAGAATTAATCTGTCCGGAATTGCAGATCTTTTTGCTGCTTGAAAACAAAAGATCTCTTGAGATCTCGGATTCGTATTTCAACTCTATGAAGAATCTCATGGCCTTAGATCTTACCGGAATACGTCTCGGTCGTTCGCCTTCGCCGTTTCAATTCATGGAGAACTTACACACTTTGTGTGTTGATTCTTGTTCATTAGAGGATGTGTCCGTTCTTGGCGAGCTAAAAGGCCTCCAAATTCTCAGCCTTCGGAACTCGGACATTCAGCAATTGCCGAAAGAAATAGGGCAACTAACGGAGCTGAGGTTGTTAGATTTGGATTATTGTTTGAAACTACagataattgaaccgggtgtCCTTGGAAGGTTGACCAAATTGGAGGAGTTATATATGAAGGATAGCTTTGATCAATGGAGTGCTGGGGAGCAAACTCCAGCAACTAATGCCGGTCTTATTGAATTGAACAACATGAAGAATCTCCGCACTCTGCATGTATCCATTCGCAATCCAAGTGCGCTCCCGAGGGATCTAGATGTTGAGAAGCTAACCGAGTACAAAATCCGAATAGGTGATGCACGGTGCTGGAGAGACTACGAAGGATCGAGGATGTTGGAGCTCGTCTTGGATGGAACAAGCGATGTTCTTCGAAAAGAATGCATTCGAAGTATCTTAGCCAAAGCTGACGATTTGTTTTTGTACATGTTGGACAGAACTGAGAAAAGTATTTCCGCATTATCCTCGGAAGGTTTTCCAAAATTAAAGCATCTACAGGTGAAGGATGGTCCTTCCTTCCGTTACATCCTCGAATGGTCTTCCCTTCCTACTTTTGAGGCGTTGGAGACGCTACTTCTCTATAATCTCGTCAACTTGGAGAATATATGCACCAAAAATATCTCCATCGGGTCCTTCAGTACATTAAAAGTTGTACAAGTTAAGGGATGCGACAAGATGGAGGTTCTTTTTCCTCGTTCAGTAGTGAGACAACTTCCACATCTAGAAAAGATCGAAGTTGTCGATTGCAAATTAATGCGGGGGATTGTAGAAGCCGATGATGATTGTGGTAAACTTGAGTTGCCTAAGTTGCGTGGATTGAAATTGGATGGGTTGCCAAATATCGAGAATTTTATCACCGCCGGGTTGTCTCCTTCGAGGAGTACATCGGACTACCAAATTGGCACTCAAATTGCATTCTTCAACGGACAACGT GTTACCTTTCCAAGTTTAGAGACATTAGAAGTTTATCACTTGGGCAACATCGGGTTCATGTTTTCCCCATCTATGATTAAATCTCTTGCAAAACCGAGAAAGCTAAGTGTAGGgaattgcaagaagatggaggcaatctttacggaggaagaaggattcGAAGTGGAAATATCAGAAACTCCGGCATTTCCTATGTTAGCTGATTTATCCTTACGATATTTGAAACGTTTAAAGTGCTTCTTTCACGgtaagtgtaagattgatttattCTTTCCATCAATGAAGATATTTTTGTAG
- the LOC115755168 gene encoding uncharacterized protein LOC115755168 — protein MFTPTIAENLVALAKLRISNCRILTEVICDKGSKEGHEVAFHHLKCMELDGLIELKCFSLGGCALRFPLLEDVIVNGCPNMKFFSEGSIEAPKLKRVKVDMMERYGPTKYQYFWKENLNMTIQNMSKEMATVAKAEFVRLFEFPELIGKWHHEHNPVNSSWQLKTLVVDKCPSFINAMPSKLMLILEKMTSLRVHACESLEEIFDLEGLEPMESTWVLPCLQCLHFINLPKLRQLWNKDLQGTMRFNALSFLTLYKCSNLRHAFTSSMAQCLANLYDMEIRECDQMEGVIDEEEGQGSTVEKITFPRLNRIILECLPNLTSFLSGKNHALDCPELHYLRISYCPKMRSLTWQSSMDIDHGTTSLFTPQVQFPRLEWMVLSHMDNLSKIWTDNPVETLTFGSLKDVEAENCKSLENLFPHWVATSLTQLKTLQVKSCRIGEIVANGDDNPHANIAQVLFPKLTSLVLHDMPRLKTFYANLPTLNWPFLEELQVTHCDKVNMSFAASMNKWTQRNDQQELLDQEAHSSFERDFPNLKRLLLVEKDIHMIQDGIFQDDICAKPKALILACFHDEKAAFPLKFLLERFQNLESLEVFCSSFEDIFPDERFVDEGKQPVLENLREFKLSKLHNLKRLWREDHLAAKILQNIETLEVLDCPGLTMLFPAVTSFHNLTKLVVKNSSELVHLGTVSAIASLVHLKKMTIEGCEKMKEVVANDENGEGKVISFGKLKWLTLKNLPSLECFSSAASCSFRFPSLVWIEVEECPKMNIFSKGDLSTPVILSGRLFTYWLWDLQWKGDLNKAIQKLSA, from the exons ATGTTTACACCGACAATAGCTGAAAATTTGGTGGCTCTCGcaaaattgaggataagtaattgCAGAATATTGACAGAAGTAATATGTGATAAGGGAAGTAAGGAGGGGCATGAAGTGGCTTTCCATCATTTGAAGtgtatggagcttgatgggttgataGAGTTGAAATGTTTCAGCTTAGGTGGATGCGCTTTGAGATTCCCTCTCTTGGAAGACGTCATTGTGAATGGATGTCCCAACATGAAGTTCTTCTCTGAGGGGTCAATAGAGGCCCCAAAGTTGAAGAGAGTAAAAGTTGATATGATGGAACGGTATGGACCAACAAAGTACCAGTatttttggaaggaaaacctcaacatgaccatccaaaatatgtCTAAAGAAATG GCTACGGTTGCTAAGGCTGAGTTTGTGCGGCTGTTTGAGTTCCCCGAGCTCATTGGAAAGTGGCATCACGAACATAATCCTGTCAATTCATCTTGGCAATTAAAAACCCTGGTGGTGGATAAATGTCCATCATTTATTAACGCTATGCCATCCAAATTGATGCTTATTTTAGAGAAAATGACAAGCTTGCGAGTGCATGCTTGCGAGTCTTTGGAAGAAATATTCGATCTTGAAGGGCTTGAGCCTATGGAAAGCACTTGGGTGCTACCTTGTTTACAGTGTTTGCACTTCATCAATCTACCAAAGTTGAGGCAACTATGGAACAAAGATCTTCAAGGAACGATGCGCTTCAATGCTCTATCTTTTCTGACTctttataaatgcagcaacttgagacatgctttcactTCATCGATGGCTCAGTGCCTTGCCAATCTATATGATATGGAAATAAGGGAGTGTGATCagatggaaggagtgatcgATGAGGAAGAAGGGCAGGGAAGCACGGTCGAGAAGATTACATTCCCGAGGCTCAATCGGATCATACTGGAATGCTTGCCCAATTTGACTAGTTTTCTATCGGGAAAGAATCATGCGCTGGATTGTCCCGAATTACATTATCTTAGGATTTCCTACTGCCCcaaaatgagaagtttgactTGGCAATCTTCAATGGATATCGACCATGGCACCACTTCACTTTTCACTCCACAg GTACAATTTCCTAGGCTTGAGTGGATGGTTCTCTCTCACATGgacaatttaagcaaaatatggacCGACAATCCCGTAGAAACTCTCACTTTTGGCTCTCTCAAGGATGTGGAGGCCGAAAATTGCAAGAGCCTTGAAAATCTATTTCCGcattgggtggctacaagtctaacCCAACTTAAGACGCTTCAAGTGAAGTCTTGTAGGATCGGGGAGATAGTCGCTAATGGAGATGACAATCCACACGCCAATATTGCTCAAGTTCTTTTTCCGAAACTAACCTCTTTGGTGCTACATGATATGCCACGACTCAAGACCTTCTACGCTAACTTGCCCACTTTGAATTGGCCATTTTTGGAGGAATTGCAAGTGACTCACTGTGATAAAGTGAATATGTCTTTTGCAGCATCTATGAACAAGTGGACTCAGAGAAACGATCAACAAGAACTTCTAGACCAAGAAGCACACTCTTCATTTGAGAGG GACTTTCCCAACTTAAAGAGACTTTTACTAGTCGAAAAGGATATTCATATGATACAGGATGGAATATTTCAAGATGACATTTGTGCCAAGCCAAAAGCACTAATATTAgcatgttttcatgatgaaaagGCCGCCTTTCCACTCAAATTCCTCCTAGAGAGATTTCAGAACCTAGAAAGCCTTGAAGTGTTCTGTAGTTCCTTTGAAGATATATTCCCCGACGAAAGATTTGTTGATGAGGGAAAACAACCAGTGCTTGAAAATTTAAGAGAATTTAAGTTAAGTAAGCTACACAACTTAAAGCGTTTGTGGAGAGAAGACCATTTAGCagcgaaaattcttcaaaatatcGAAACACTGGAGGTTTTGGATTGTCCCGGTTTGACGATGCTATTTCCAGCCGTGACATCCTTCCATAATTTGACGAAGCTAGTGGTGAAGAATTCCTCCGAATTGGTACATCTAGGGACAGTTTCAGCGATCGCAAGTTTGGTGCATCTTAAGAAGATGACTATAGAAGGatgtgaaaaaatgaaagaagtagtggcGAATGATGAAAacggagaaggaaaagtgatttcttttggaAAGCTAAAATGGTTGACACTTAAAAAtctgccaagcctagaatgcttctcctccgCCGCAAGTTGTAGCTTCAGGTTTCCATCCTTGGTGTggattgaagtggaagagtgccccaaaatgaacatcttttcCAAGGGTGACCTAAGCACGCCAGTGATACTGTCGGGGAGATTGTTCACATACTGGTTGTGGGATTTGCAGTGGAAGGGTGACCTCAATAAAGCCATACAAAAGTTGTCGGCGTAA
- the LOC115755147 gene encoding uncharacterized protein LOC115755147 isoform X1, with protein MELGERLKFKMLITRFLRVFWVDSSSKTFRKNKERLLAQRRTEQSKLRVKHSELVFRGPAPPKPLTTPEVASEFDSEHPFFKVVTQQDHESKVDFPGQFAWQHIQENKEIATLRFSYRSGPVKLLSSMHEIQVFFAAGWPVFAKLICVWEISVFELIGTSPFSLVPVGSNRLHEELAILSWIFMVLHFQGLSHLP; from the exons ATGGAGTTAGGGGAGAGACTAAAGTTCAAAATGCTCATCACGAGATTTTTGAG AGTGTTTTGGGTGGATTCATCAAGCAAGACAtttaggaaaaacaaagaacgACTCTTAG CTCAGCGCAGGACTGAACAGTCTAAACTCAGAGTGAAGCATTCTGAGCTGGTTTTTCGTGGTCCTGCACCTCCAAAGCCCCTCACTACTCCTGAAGTAGCCAGTGAATTTGATTCAgagcatcccttcttcaaaGTGGTGACACAGCAAGATCATGAGAGTAAAGTG GACTTTCCTGGTCAATTTGCATGGCAACATATTCAAGAAAACAAGGAAATAGCAACTCTTAGGTTTTCATACAGATCGGGGCCGGTGAAGCTCTTAAGCTCTATGCATGAAATCCAGGTGTTCTTCGCTGCTGGTTGGCCCGTATTTGCAAAACTCATTTGTGTATGGGAGATATCtgtgtttgagctcattggTACGTCTCCATTTTCATTAGTACCA GTGGGATCGAACCGTCTACATGAAGAGCTAGCCATTCTGAGCTGGATTTTCATGGTCCTACACTTTCAAGGCCTCTCACATCTCCCCTAA
- the LOC115755147 gene encoding uncharacterized protein LOC115755147 isoform X3: MELGERLKFKMLITRFLRVFWVDSSSKTFRKNKERLLAQRRTEQSKLRVKHSELVFRGPAPPKPLTTPEVASEFDSEHPFFKVVTQQDHESKVVGSNRLHEELAILSWIFMVLHFQGLSHLP; this comes from the exons ATGGAGTTAGGGGAGAGACTAAAGTTCAAAATGCTCATCACGAGATTTTTGAG AGTGTTTTGGGTGGATTCATCAAGCAAGACAtttaggaaaaacaaagaacgACTCTTAG CTCAGCGCAGGACTGAACAGTCTAAACTCAGAGTGAAGCATTCTGAGCTGGTTTTTCGTGGTCCTGCACCTCCAAAGCCCCTCACTACTCCTGAAGTAGCCAGTGAATTTGATTCAgagcatcccttcttcaaaGTGGTGACACAGCAAGATCATGAGAGTAAAGTG GTGGGATCGAACCGTCTACATGAAGAGCTAGCCATTCTGAGCTGGATTTTCATGGTCCTACACTTTCAAGGCCTCTCACATCTCCCCTAA
- the LOC115755147 gene encoding uncharacterized protein LOC115755147 isoform X2 has protein sequence MELGERLKFKMLITRFLRVFWVDSSSKTFRKNKERLLAQRRTEQSKLRVKHSELVFRGPAPPKPLTTPEVASEFDSEHPFFKVVTQQDHESKVDFPGQFAWQHIQENKEIATLRFSYRSGPVKLLSSMHEIQVFFAAGWPVFAKLICVWEISVFELIGTSPFSLVPVRSRFAASYKSRIPNYASFAQ, from the exons ATGGAGTTAGGGGAGAGACTAAAGTTCAAAATGCTCATCACGAGATTTTTGAG AGTGTTTTGGGTGGATTCATCAAGCAAGACAtttaggaaaaacaaagaacgACTCTTAG CTCAGCGCAGGACTGAACAGTCTAAACTCAGAGTGAAGCATTCTGAGCTGGTTTTTCGTGGTCCTGCACCTCCAAAGCCCCTCACTACTCCTGAAGTAGCCAGTGAATTTGATTCAgagcatcccttcttcaaaGTGGTGACACAGCAAGATCATGAGAGTAAAGTG GACTTTCCTGGTCAATTTGCATGGCAACATATTCAAGAAAACAAGGAAATAGCAACTCTTAGGTTTTCATACAGATCGGGGCCGGTGAAGCTCTTAAGCTCTATGCATGAAATCCAGGTGTTCTTCGCTGCTGGTTGGCCCGTATTTGCAAAACTCATTTGTGTATGGGAGATATCtgtgtttgagctcattggTACGTCTCCATTTTCATTAGTACCAGTAAGGAGCCGATTTGCAGCATCATATAAATCCAGGATTCCTAATTATGCCTCCTTCGCTCAGTAG